A genomic region of Methylobacterium durans contains the following coding sequences:
- a CDS encoding UDP-2,3-diacylglucosamine diphosphatase codes for MHLGTKGCQAGLLLNFLRDYDADEIYLVGDIVDGWQLRSGWYWPQAHNDVVQKLLRKVRKGTTVVYVPGNHDEFLRDYIGTTFGGIEIAESRIHTAADGKRYLVIHGDQFDMVVRHAKWLAYLGDGAYTLALSINTVLNKVRRRLGLAYWSLSAWAKLKVKNAVNFIGKFEEFLAAEARRVGADGVICGHIHHAANREIDGLRYLNTGDWVESCTAIVEHYDGRMEVLHYPSLLRAREAEAAAERIALQQQDAAPGRRAVA; via the coding sequence ATGCACCTCGGCACGAAGGGCTGCCAGGCCGGCCTGCTGCTGAACTTCCTCAGGGATTACGACGCCGACGAAATCTACCTCGTCGGCGACATCGTCGACGGCTGGCAGCTCCGCTCCGGCTGGTACTGGCCCCAGGCGCACAACGACGTCGTGCAGAAGCTCCTGCGCAAGGTCCGAAAGGGCACGACCGTCGTCTACGTGCCGGGCAACCACGACGAGTTCCTGCGCGACTACATCGGCACCACCTTCGGCGGCATCGAGATCGCCGAGAGCCGGATCCACACCGCGGCGGACGGCAAGCGCTATCTCGTCATCCACGGCGACCAGTTCGATATGGTGGTGCGCCACGCCAAGTGGCTCGCCTATCTCGGCGACGGGGCCTACACGCTGGCGCTCTCCATCAACACGGTGCTCAACAAGGTCCGCCGCCGGCTCGGGCTCGCCTACTGGTCGCTCTCGGCCTGGGCGAAGCTGAAGGTGAAGAACGCGGTCAACTTCATCGGCAAGTTCGAGGAGTTCCTGGCGGCCGAGGCGCGCCGGGTCGGCGCCGACGGAGTGATCTGCGGCCACATCCACCACGCTGCGAACCGCGAGATCGACGGCCTGCGCTACCTGAACACGGGCGATTGGGTGGAATCCTGCACGGCGATCGTCGAGCATTACGACGGAAGGATGGAGGTGCTGCACTATCCGAGCCTGCTGCGCGCCCGCGAGGCGGAGGCCGCAGCGGAGCGGATCGCCCTGCAGCAGCAGGACGCGGCGCCGGGCCGGCGTGCCGTCGCGTGA
- a CDS encoding aminotransferase class V-fold PLP-dependent enzyme, producing MAATRRPGRNHLFVPGPTNIPDRVLRAMLVQSEDHRSVDFPSLTKPLFEDTKKVFGSTDGTIFLFPASGTGIWESALCNTLARGDKVLSSRFGQFSHLWIDMAQRLGLDVIVQEETWGTGANPQRIEEALRADKNHEIKAVMVVHNETATGVTSDIGAVRKAIDAAGHPALLFVDGVSSIGSLPFKADEWKVDAAIAGSQKGLMLPAGLGVACISPKGLQAAESQAGKNDRLAKVYFDYADQRKANPTGYFPYTPPLPLLYGLREALDCLFEEGLENVYHRHAVLGEATRQAVAAWGLKTCAKDAKWNSDTVTAIVVPEGVDAAKIIKHAYVRYNLALGAGLSEVAGKVFRIGHVGDLNELSLLGAIAGAEMSMLDNGIKVTPGSGVAAASSYLRENPLSKA from the coding sequence ATGGCGGCAACGAGACGGCCGGGTCGTAACCATCTCTTCGTGCCGGGGCCGACCAATATCCCGGATCGCGTGCTGCGCGCGATGCTGGTGCAGTCCGAGGATCACCGCTCGGTCGACTTCCCCTCGCTGACGAAGCCCCTGTTCGAGGACACCAAGAAGGTCTTCGGCTCGACCGACGGCACCATCTTCCTGTTCCCGGCCTCCGGCACCGGCATCTGGGAATCCGCGCTCTGCAACACGCTGGCCCGCGGCGACAAGGTCCTGTCCTCGCGCTTCGGCCAGTTCAGCCATCTCTGGATCGACATGGCGCAGCGCCTCGGCCTCGACGTGATCGTCCAGGAGGAGACCTGGGGCACGGGTGCGAACCCGCAGCGGATCGAGGAGGCGCTGCGCGCCGACAAGAACCACGAGATCAAGGCCGTGATGGTGGTCCACAACGAGACCGCCACGGGCGTGACGAGCGACATCGGCGCCGTGCGCAAGGCGATCGACGCGGCCGGCCACCCGGCGCTGCTCTTCGTCGACGGCGTGTCGTCGATCGGCTCGCTGCCCTTCAAGGCCGACGAGTGGAAGGTCGACGCGGCGATCGCGGGTTCCCAGAAGGGCCTGATGCTGCCGGCCGGCCTCGGCGTCGCCTGCATCAGCCCGAAGGGCCTGCAGGCCGCGGAGAGCCAGGCGGGCAAGAACGATCGCCTCGCCAAGGTCTACTTCGATTACGCCGACCAGCGGAAGGCGAACCCGACCGGCTACTTCCCCTACACCCCGCCGCTGCCGCTGCTCTACGGCCTGCGCGAGGCGCTGGACTGCCTGTTCGAGGAGGGTCTTGAGAACGTCTACCACCGGCACGCGGTGCTCGGTGAGGCGACTCGCCAGGCCGTCGCGGCATGGGGCCTGAAGACCTGCGCCAAGGATGCCAAGTGGAACTCCGACACCGTCACGGCGATCGTCGTGCCGGAGGGCGTCGACGCCGCCAAGATCATCAAGCACGCCTATGTCCGCTACAACCTCGCCCTCGGCGCGGGTCTGTCGGAAGTGGCGGGCAAGGTGTTCCGCATCGGCCATGTCGGCGACCTGAACGAGCTGTCGCTGCTCGGCGCCATCGCGGGCGCCGAGATGTCGATGCTCGACAACGGCATCAAGGTGACCCCCGGCTCGGGCGTCGCCGCCGCGTCGAGCTACCTGCGGGAGAACCCCCTCTCGAAGGCCTAG